In one window of Zhihengliuella sp. ISTPL4 DNA:
- a CDS encoding Trp biosynthesis-associated membrane protein, with protein MSIAQRGRSLSVTGFLLAGAIGIISSTQTWFTVQRADAGKDILVPGASALVLLAPLSLAVLALGAALAIAGRAVRVVFGVLAAAAAVFLGWSALQLLVGDAYAAVAATVTETTGLAGSGAVHEVAASIEPSAWPFLALGGWVILFAAAIIVLSTWRRWKVGGRRYRTDAPTDAPHDGPVDAVDSWDELSRGSDPTR; from the coding sequence GTGAGCATCGCGCAGCGCGGTCGTTCCCTCTCCGTAACGGGTTTCCTGCTGGCCGGCGCCATCGGCATCATCTCGTCGACGCAGACCTGGTTCACGGTGCAGCGCGCGGATGCGGGGAAGGACATCCTCGTCCCCGGCGCCTCCGCCCTCGTGCTGCTGGCGCCGCTGAGCCTCGCCGTCCTCGCGCTGGGGGCCGCCCTGGCGATCGCCGGCCGTGCCGTGCGCGTCGTCTTCGGCGTGCTCGCCGCCGCCGCCGCGGTGTTCCTCGGCTGGTCCGCGCTGCAGCTCCTCGTCGGGGACGCGTACGCGGCGGTCGCCGCCACCGTCACGGAGACGACCGGCCTCGCCGGTAGCGGCGCGGTGCACGAGGTCGCCGCGAGCATCGAACCGTCAGCGTGGCCGTTCCTCGCGCTCGGTGGCTGGGTGATCCTGTTCGCCGCCGCCATCATCGTGCTGTCCACCTGGCGGCGCTGGAAGGTCGGCGGCCGGCGCTACCGGACCGACGCGCCGACCGACGCCCCGCACGACGGCCCCGTGGACGCGGTCGATTCCTGGGACGAGCTGTCCCGCGGGTCCGATCCCACGCGCTGA
- a CDS encoding HGxxPAAW family protein — MTNPIADPGHGHSPAAWTAVVIMLIGFAAGTVAFCFEQPTLVWISAALIPIGAIVGWVLAKAGYGVKGPKYAPKAH, encoded by the coding sequence ATGACCAACCCGATCGCTGACCCCGGCCACGGACACTCGCCTGCGGCCTGGACCGCCGTCGTGATCATGCTCATCGGCTTCGCCGCCGGTACCGTCGCGTTCTGCTTCGAGCAGCCGACGCTGGTGTGGATCTCGGCCGCGCTGATCCCGATCGGGGCGATCGTCGGCTGGGTGCTCGCGAAGGCGGGCTACGGCGTGAAGGGTCCCAAGTACGCTCCGAAGGCGCACTAG
- the trpC gene encoding indole-3-glycerol phosphate synthase TrpC, whose product MVLADLTAGAVADAERRSESRPLAVVERDALARPAAKDALSFLAPADRVKIIAEVKRASPSRGALAEIPDPAHQAALYETGGASAISVLTEERRFGGSLADLEAVTARVSLPVLRKDFIATRYQVLEARATGADLVLLIVAGLEPDVLRDLYGFILELGMTPLVETHSAEELEAAIDLGADLIGVNARNLKTLELDRDLFGRLVDRIPDSAIKIAESAVLTPADVVHYRSAGADVVLIGEALVTGDPVATLKSFLEAK is encoded by the coding sequence GTGGTCCTCGCCGACCTGACGGCCGGCGCTGTCGCAGACGCCGAGCGTCGCTCTGAATCCCGTCCGCTCGCTGTCGTCGAGCGGGACGCTCTCGCGCGTCCCGCGGCGAAGGACGCGCTGTCGTTCCTTGCTCCGGCCGATCGCGTGAAGATCATCGCCGAGGTGAAGCGTGCGAGCCCGTCTCGGGGCGCCCTCGCCGAGATCCCCGATCCCGCGCACCAGGCCGCGCTCTACGAGACCGGCGGAGCCTCCGCGATCAGCGTGCTCACCGAGGAACGCCGCTTCGGCGGCAGCCTCGCCGATCTGGAGGCGGTCACCGCCCGCGTCTCGCTGCCGGTTCTGCGGAAGGACTTCATCGCCACCCGGTACCAGGTTCTGGAGGCCCGCGCCACCGGCGCCGATCTCGTCCTGCTCATCGTGGCGGGGCTGGAGCCCGACGTCCTCCGTGACCTGTACGGTTTCATCCTCGAACTCGGCATGACGCCGCTCGTCGAAACCCACTCGGCGGAGGAGCTGGAGGCCGCGATCGACCTCGGCGCCGACCTCATCGGCGTGAACGCCCGCAACCTGAAGACCCTCGAGCTCGACCGCGATCTGTTCGGACGGCTCGTGGACCGCATCCCGGATTCCGCGATCAAGATCGCGGAATCCGCGGTGCTCACCCCGGCCGACGTCGTGCACTACCGCTCGGCCGGCGCCGACGTCGTGCTGATCGGCGAGGCCCTGGTGACCGGCGATCCGGTCGCCACCCTCAAGAGCTTCCTGGAGGCGAAGTGA
- the trpB gene encoding tryptophan synthase subunit beta — MSLRDQHGPFFGDFGGRYMPESLVAAIDELTVAYEEAIADPAFRAELAHLLSSYAGRPSAITEVPRFAEHAGGARVFLKREDLNHTGSHKINNVLGQALLTKRLGKTRVIAETGAGQHGVATATAAALFGLDCTIYMGEVDTERQALNVARMRLLGADVVAVTSGSRTLKDAINDAYRDWVASVETTNYIFGTAAGPHPFPAMVRDFQKIIGEEARAQILDEVGRLPDAVVACVGGGSNAIGMFDAFLDDEGVRLYGVEAAGDGVDTEKHAASIERGRPGVLHGAKTYVLQDEDGQTVESHSISAGLDYPGVGPEHSWLADIGRAEYIPATDDEAMQALRLLSRTEGIIPAIESAHALAGALRIGRELGRDGLIAICLSGRGDKDMDTAARYFELYDEEALAHDVSEESAAEEAASKGEPQL; from the coding sequence GTGAGTCTGCGCGACCAGCACGGTCCGTTCTTCGGCGACTTCGGCGGGCGGTACATGCCCGAGTCGCTGGTCGCCGCGATCGACGAGCTGACGGTCGCGTACGAGGAGGCCATCGCCGATCCGGCGTTCCGCGCCGAGCTGGCCCACCTGCTGTCCTCCTATGCGGGACGGCCTTCTGCAATCACCGAGGTGCCTCGCTTCGCGGAGCACGCGGGGGGCGCGCGGGTCTTCCTCAAGCGTGAGGACCTCAACCACACCGGTTCCCACAAGATAAACAACGTGCTGGGACAGGCGCTGCTCACCAAGCGTCTCGGCAAGACGCGCGTGATCGCCGAGACCGGCGCCGGTCAGCACGGTGTCGCGACGGCGACTGCTGCGGCCCTGTTCGGCCTCGACTGCACCATCTACATGGGCGAGGTCGACACCGAGCGCCAGGCGCTGAACGTCGCCCGGATGCGTCTGCTCGGAGCCGACGTCGTCGCGGTGACCTCCGGTTCCCGCACGCTGAAGGACGCGATCAACGACGCCTACCGTGACTGGGTCGCCTCGGTCGAGACGACGAACTACATCTTCGGCACGGCTGCCGGACCGCACCCGTTCCCGGCGATGGTGCGCGACTTCCAGAAGATCATCGGCGAAGAGGCCCGCGCCCAGATCCTCGACGAGGTCGGCCGTCTTCCTGACGCGGTCGTCGCCTGCGTCGGCGGGGGATCCAACGCGATCGGCATGTTCGACGCGTTCCTGGACGACGAGGGTGTGCGGCTCTACGGCGTGGAGGCGGCCGGCGACGGCGTCGACACCGAGAAGCACGCGGCGTCGATCGAGCGGGGCCGCCCCGGTGTGCTGCACGGCGCGAAGACGTACGTGCTGCAGGACGAGGACGGCCAGACCGTCGAATCGCACTCCATCTCCGCGGGGCTCGACTACCCGGGCGTGGGGCCTGAGCACTCCTGGCTGGCCGACATCGGGCGCGCCGAGTACATCCCGGCGACGGACGACGAGGCGATGCAGGCTCTGCGGCTGCTGAGCCGCACCGAGGGGATCATCCCCGCGATCGAGTCGGCTCACGCCCTCGCCGGCGCGCTGCGGATCGGCCGCGAGCTCGGACGCGACGGGCTCATCGCGATCTGCCTCTCGGGCCGCGGCGACAAGGACATGGACACCGCCGCCCGGTACTTCGAGCTCTACGACGAGGAAGCCCTCGCGCACGACGTGTCCGAGGAGAGCGCTGCCGAGGAAGCGGCCTCGAAGGGAGAGCCGCAGCTGTGA
- the trpA gene encoding tryptophan synthase subunit alpha, which produces MSRVEQAIQRAHDAGRSAFVGYLPVGFPDLETSIQAAIALAENGVDIIELGPPYSDPVMDGAIIQEATTKALAAGFRMKDLFTAIRAITAATDVPVLVMTYWNPVLQYGVDRYAEDLLAAGGAGLITPDITPEAAGEWIAASERLGLDRVFLAAPTSSDERLDLVVRSSTGFVYTVSTMGITGERAELDRAARTLVSRLRDHGARRACVGIGISTPEQIAGVSEYADGAIVGTALVRALRDGGVPALAEVTRTLAAGTASARFASEK; this is translated from the coding sequence GTGAGCCGCGTCGAACAGGCCATCCAGCGCGCGCACGACGCCGGCCGCAGCGCTTTCGTCGGCTACTTGCCCGTCGGATTCCCCGACCTGGAGACGAGCATCCAGGCGGCGATCGCTCTCGCCGAGAACGGCGTGGACATCATCGAGCTCGGGCCGCCCTACAGCGATCCGGTCATGGACGGCGCGATCATCCAGGAGGCGACGACCAAGGCCCTCGCCGCGGGCTTCCGGATGAAGGACCTCTTCACCGCCATCCGCGCGATCACCGCGGCGACCGACGTCCCGGTCCTCGTGATGACCTACTGGAACCCGGTGCTGCAGTACGGGGTGGATCGCTACGCCGAAGATCTGCTCGCCGCGGGCGGCGCCGGCCTCATCACCCCGGACATCACCCCGGAAGCGGCCGGCGAGTGGATCGCGGCCAGCGAGCGCCTCGGTCTCGACCGGGTCTTCCTCGCGGCTCCGACCTCGTCCGACGAGCGTCTCGACCTCGTCGTGCGCTCCTCGACGGGCTTCGTCTACACCGTCTCCACCATGGGGATCACGGGGGAGCGGGCCGAGCTCGACCGCGCTGCCCGCACCCTCGTGTCGCGGCTCCGCGACCACGGCGCCCGCCGCGCCTGCGTGGGCATCGGCATCTCGACCCCTGAGCAGATCGCCGGCGTCTCCGAGTACGCCGACGGCGCCATCGTGGGCACGGCCCTCGTCCGCGCCCTCCGCGACGGCGGTGTGCCCGCTCTCGCCGAAGTCACCCGAACCCTGGCCGCCGGCACCGCGTCGGCGCGCTTCGCCTCAGAGAAGTAG
- the lgt gene encoding prolipoprotein diacylglyceryl transferase, producing the protein MSSALHSTAAGVLASIPSPPVSYFDLGPLRIHFYALCIIAGIIVAVLMTNHRLTKRGAEPWVVIDIAILAVPLAIIGARIFHVLTHPNFYFGEGKNTWNPFEPGSVWAIWEGGIAIFGALIGGAVGAYLGCRWTGIRFWTFADALAPGLLLAQAMGRFGNWFNHELFGLPTSLPWGLEIESTNSAFPPGLPEGTLFHPTFLYEVIWNGLGVLVLLWLGRKLFFQWGRLFAIYLIWYSAGRILWESIRIDPSEIILGLRSNVWAAIIGVVVGLVILVVQTRRHPGLEPSPYQPGRGRKDVDADVQSQDNPSDFVDVSEPPAEEVAAGATATSAAPTSGDGSR; encoded by the coding sequence ATGTCCTCCGCGCTCCACAGCACCGCCGCCGGCGTGCTCGCCAGCATCCCGAGCCCGCCCGTGTCGTACTTCGACCTCGGTCCGCTCCGTATCCACTTCTACGCGCTCTGCATCATCGCCGGCATCATCGTCGCCGTCCTGATGACCAACCACCGCCTCACCAAGCGGGGCGCGGAGCCGTGGGTGGTCATCGACATCGCGATCCTCGCGGTGCCGCTCGCGATCATCGGCGCGCGCATCTTCCACGTCCTCACCCACCCGAACTTCTACTTCGGCGAGGGCAAGAACACCTGGAACCCCTTCGAGCCGGGCTCGGTCTGGGCGATCTGGGAGGGTGGCATCGCGATCTTCGGTGCACTCATCGGCGGCGCCGTCGGCGCCTACCTCGGCTGCCGGTGGACCGGCATCCGCTTCTGGACGTTCGCGGACGCGCTCGCGCCGGGTCTGCTTCTCGCGCAGGCGATGGGCCGTTTCGGCAACTGGTTCAACCACGAGCTCTTCGGCCTGCCGACCTCGCTCCCGTGGGGCCTGGAGATCGAGTCCACGAACTCGGCCTTCCCTCCCGGCCTTCCCGAGGGCACACTGTTCCACCCGACGTTCCTCTATGAGGTCATCTGGAACGGCCTCGGCGTCCTCGTGCTGCTGTGGCTCGGCCGGAAGCTGTTCTTCCAGTGGGGCCGCCTCTTCGCGATCTACCTCATCTGGTACAGCGCCGGGCGCATCCTGTGGGAGTCGATCCGTATCGACCCGAGCGAGATCATCCTCGGCCTGCGCAGCAACGTCTGGGCCGCCATCATCGGCGTCGTCGTCGGACTCGTCATCCTCGTCGTGCAGACCCGTCGTCACCCCGGTCTCGAGCCCTCGCCGTACCAGCCGGGCCGCGGGCGGAAGGACGTGGACGCTGATGTACAATCGCAGGACAATCCCTCTGATTTCGTGGACGTGAGCGAGCCTCCGGCCGAAGAAGTCGCCGCCGGAGCCACTGCCACAAGCGCTGCTCCCACGAGCGGGGACGGCTCCCGATAA